CGGCTGCGGTTGATTCAGTCGATGGGCTAGCGTTTGGGACAGGAATTGCGGGCAAGGGGGCGTTAGGCACGGGGACAGGAGAACCCGCAGGTGGTGGAGGTGGTAATGTATCTAATGATGATAAAGGTGGTAGTGGTGAAGGCTGCGCCGCAAGCTGCTGTGGATCTTCCGTGATTTGATTACTGGTTGCTGTTTGTTGAACAGGGCGATTAAGTTGTTGTAAGACAGCAAAGATACCTACGGCAAGTGTTAATCCGGCGGCAATCGTTGCCCAAGCGGGAGGAGTCGTACTTACTCGACGTTGGTTGAGGCTGGGTAGGGCTACAATATCCGCTTCAAATTCATCTAAAGCTGTTGCTAAATCAAAAAGTTGCAGTACGCTCAACTGCACTACAGGTCCGGTTGTGGGCGTTGCTAGAGGTCCCAAAAAGAGCGTATGTGATAACCCTGTACCAGGTTTCAGGAAGATTTGTTGCGCCCGCGCAAAAGGTGAATCAGAGGAATTGGTAGGTGAAATCACGATTTGGGAATTAGCAACCGAAGTGGTTGACTCAGCCGCAGTCGTTTGCGACGCCAACTGTGCAGTAAATTGGGCTGGCGATTGACTTAATAACTCTTGCACATACACTGAAACGGCTTGCTGTAAGGCTTCAAGTTGTTCGCGATCGCCTGTAATCTGAACTCGTTGGTCTGGCGATCGCGGATCGTCAAAATGCAAATGAAAGCGTAACTGCGTGGCTACTGTCCGCCCAGCCCAACGCGACAATGGTGATTGAGGAGCCACAATTTCTAACGTACAAGTGGGCGGAGTATACCGACGGAGAACCTGTGAATTTGACAAAGCCATAGGTGAGAACTTAGCAGGGGTCAGGGGTCAGGGGTTAGGGATCAGCGGGAAACTGGGAGTTATGAATGATGTCAGAATTCAAGACTAGTTAATAATCACTCGCTCCTTGCTCCTCGCTCCTCGCCCCTTAACTATTTCGAGCGATCTAGCAGTGCTAACCAAAGGCGACGATGACCGCCAGGCGCACTATAAAATAACAAGTCAATCAAGAGTTTGAGCGCCAACTGAGTTAGGACATCGGTGGAGACGTTTTCATCTTCCTCCATGCGTTCTTGGTAGGTGTTACTGAAAGCATCTAGATAATCTCCTAAAAGAGCGGCTTTGTGAGGAGCTTCATTGTTTTGGGTGACTTGTTCAAGCAAAGCAACCGCGCGGCGAATTCGTTCTTGGTGTTGTTTTGCGAGGTAGCAGCTGATTAAAACAAGCGATCGCGCTTCTTCTACATCGAGCTTTTTTCTTCCTCCTTCGCCTTTACGAAGTGGATTTGATTGGCGTAGTCGCCATAGTGCTACGCGGTCTGGGATTTTGGACTCTAGATTAAGTTGAGCCGCAGCTTGGAGCATTGCCTCTGAGCCAATCCCCGCCAAAGCTTCAAGCGCCAACAATACCAAGTCCAGCTGAGCCTTGATGTTATCTAATTGGGCTGGGTTGGGCTGAATATTAGTAAGCTCTTCCCATCGTGGAGTTGGTGTCGGCGATTGTGCGCTGGAGTGCATAACCTTAAGCATAGGAGATAATACAAAAATGGGCTTTTATTGTTACCCATTTTGAAACCAAAGTTGTCTAAATCGACGTTGATTTCTAATTAGCTACCAGCTTATCCTGTTTGGTTCAAATGTAAAATCGCTCTTGTAAAAAAAGCAGGGGAAGAAATACTACAAATAAACTTTTCTGTTACGATCACTAACCACTAGCGACTCATCACTAGTTACTCTTTCCCTCGCCCCCTATTACTTATTCGATATAAGCAACGGTGACACCTGTTCCACCATCTTCTGGGGCTGCTGGCTCAAAGCGGTTAACGCGGGGATTTTGTTGCAAGAAAGTGTGTACTCCCTGCCTTAGCTTGCCAGTTCCATGACCGTGAATAATCCATAATGGTCCTTGGGCTTGAGCGATCGCGCGTTCTAAGACAATCTCAGCATCTGCAACTCGGCTTCCGCGCAGATCGATAGTGTTTTGTGAGGTGCGGATTGCGAGGGCGGATTGCGGTGTAGTCAGGGCATCTTGCTTAGTACTATTGCGCGGTGTTTCTTTAACTTGCTTCTTAGTTGTGACTGGTTCGGCTTTTTGTCCGTCGAGCGATTCTATATCTTCGAGCTTGACATTCATTTTCATGATTCCGAAGCGAACACTTAATTCGCCATCTTCGTCGGGGGCGCTGATCACTTCAGCCGTTTGCTCAAGACGCGGTATGCGAATGCGATCGCCTACTTGAGGTTTAAATCCTGGTTTGGGTTTGGGTGGCGGCGGAAGATGATTTTTGGCAATTTGAGTCAGCGCATTTGTTGCTTGTTGCGCGTCTTGGGCTGTCGTCGAACCTTGCTGGAGACGACGTATTACTTGCGCGATTTCACCTTTGGCTTGCACAAGCGCTTGTTGAATCGATTGCTCTTGCTGCTGTCGCAGTTGCGCTTCGCGCTCTTGCAGTTGTGCGGCTTTTTGCGATACTTCGGTATATAGCCGCTGTACTTGTTGTAGTAATTGTTCTGCTTGAGCTGCTTTAGTTTCTTGGAGCCGCCGTTGTGCTTCTAATCCGGCGATTACCTGGTTGACGTCTTCGGTTGCACCGCCTATTTTAGTTTTAGCTTGCTCGACAACTTCAGCGTTTAGCCCTAGGCGGCGGGCAATTGTCAAGGCGTTAGAACGTCCTGGAATTCCCCACAACAGGCGATAAGTTGGCGAAAGGCTTTCCTCATCAAACTCGACAGAAGCATTCTCAAAGCGTTCGTCTTGATATTTCAAAGCTTTTAGTTCGCCAAAGTGAGTCGTGGCAATACTTAATTGCGTGTGGTCTGCTAAGTATTGTAGAAGCGCGATCGCTAAAGCACTGCCTTCTGCGGGGTCAGTTCCTGCACCTACTTCGTCGAGTAACACGAGCGAGGAGTGAGCGGTTAGTTCTTGAGTGTTTGATAGGGCATCGATAATTCGACTGATGCGGCGAATGTGACCGGAGAATGTCGATAAGCTCTGTTGAAGTGACTGTTCGTCGCCAATATCAGCTAATACCTGGTCAAACCACGGAATTTCTACAGGTTCGCGTGCTGGAACAAATAAACCCACCTTTGCCATCAAAGCCGCTAAGCCGAGGGTTTTGAGCGTGACTGTTTTACCTCCCGTATTTGGTCCTGTAATCGTCACTACCCGAATTTGTGGTTTAATGACTAAATCAACTGGAACGACTGCCGTGCCTTGTTCGTGAGCAAACTGCCATATTAGCAACGGATGGTGCAATTGCCGTAAGGTAATAGTTTCGCCTTCACTGCGTTGAATGAAGCGTGGTGGATTTGCTTTTAGCCAGTAGCTATAACGCGCGCGGGCGCACGCCAAGTCAAGAATTGTTGCAACACTTAATAAATGTTCTAAATCAGGTGTAACCGCCGCGATTTGCTCAGATAATTTCCGACGGATTGCGGTTTCTTCAGCTTGCTCTTTGACGGTTAATTGTCGTAATTGATTACCTAAAGGAACGACTGAATTCGGTTCAATGTAAAGTGTTGCGCCACTTGTAGAAGTATCATGTACAATTCCTGGAATCGCATCTTTTTGGGGTGCTTTGACGGGAATCACAAAGCGATCGCCGCGTTTAGTAATCAGTTGCTCTTGTACCGCACTCGCTTGCCGTTGCAGAATATTTTGCAGTTTTTGCGTGATTTGACTGCGAATTTGCCGCAGCGAACTGCGAATATTTGATAGTGTTGTGCTGGCACGATCGCTGACTTGTCCGCGCTCATCGATACAACGATGAATTTCCTGCTCGATTTCGGGATAAGTGCGAATGTCTTCTACTAAAGCGCTGAGGACGGGTACATCAGGATGGTTGTCAATTGCGCGACGTAGCTGGCGAGTTCCTGCAAGCGTCGTTGCGATCGCTAAAAGTTCTTCCCCAGCTAAAACGCCTTGGTGTTGTACGCGCGCTAACGCATCGCCAATATCTTGAATACCTTCAAACGACAAACCTCCCGTGAGGCTGTTTTCTAGCTGGTATGCTTCCTGCGTTTGGGCAAGAAGTTCTTCACTGTGTTTTTGGGATTGCGGGATTTGCAAATTACGCGCTGCTGTTGCCCCTAATTTCGTTGCCGCAAAAGTGGACAAGTGTTGACACAGGCGCGACCATTCGAGTAATTCTAGCGTCTCTGATTGAATCAAAGCTTAACCGTTATGCAGGTGCGATAAGTGGGTGAATAGCTTGTTATGATTAAGCAAACTGCTATTTCTATTGTAGCGAATTCGCAACAATTCTTTTGCAGCAATGAGTACTTGGATATCTAGAAGTAAAATAAATTTCCCTGCAATTTGGTACGCTAGCAAAAACAGTATTGGAACTTAAGAAGTAAACAGGCGTGGATATTCAGATTGGGCCTGGGAAAATGGCTCGCCGAGCCTACGGAATTGATGAGATTGCGCTCGTTCCTGGACAGCGCACAATAGTGTTGCCTCAGTATTGTTACCTTCAGCTAGTTTTACAACTAGTAATGTAGCGAGGGAAGATTCAGATTCCAGCGTTGCTCAGTAGAGATAAAGCTTAAGTTTGATTATTCTGATAAGCTACCTGCGTAAATCTTGCTTTTTATTACGAATTATTTTAGATAATTTCTGTAGTTTCTATAAATTGCCTGTACTCTCTTACCAAATTTCATGTGTAGGTCTGAAGCTAAGTTAACTAGTTCACTGTTGTTTTTGATACTTCTTACTGGATTACCTGTAACTGCACAAACAACCAATTTTAGTGGTAAAAAATTGCCGAGTCGAGCCAATGTGGAGTTCAATCAGCATTGGTCAGTTAAAGACGTAGTGGCTCTTGCCAACAAACATAAAGTCAAAATTTCGCAGCTTGAGAGTAGCTATGTTATTGGCTCTACAGAAATTTACGATGGTTATGTCAATCCTGAAACTGGAACCACAGCAGATCTTGAGGCAAATTATGCAAAAAAACGCTTGGATTATTTCGCTGACATAGTAGCCTTAGAATCTAATATGGCTAACTATGAACGTATTGAACTCCAGCCAAGGCTCAATGCAATGAAAGCAATTCTCAACAAGCGACAAAATATTGCACCAGTACGTGTAGCTAAGGCATCTTTTTACGGAGAAACATCAAATCTTATAGGAATTGCTCAATCTAATATATCGGCTAAAGTTAGCGTTATCGACCAACAGACCATACAAAAGCTAATACAAGAAAGGATTCAACGTGAAAGTCTTCCCAGGAGGTTCGGTCCAGAGTATGTTCCTAACCAAGTAAATGAACATTTGAATTTCCAACATCTATTTGCAGCATTAAACCCAAGCTGACTTTTGCCTGCAGCATTCAAAAACAACAAACTCATAGCACAAACATCGTCCGGAGGAAGAGCGCCTGATGTTGGGGCATCATATGTTTATCCCAGCGCAAACGGCGGACGCTATACACGTCAAACAATGCGGTGGGGAAACTTCCCAGGCTTCCGTTATGAAGAAACTTATGAACATGACTTTTTTCTATACAACTATGACAGGGCAACGTACTTAGATCCAAGAAATATAGGGTATCCCAATTGTTTGCCAGCAGCAACTTATTGGTCTACAACGTGGCCTGCGTCATCGCGACCATATTTAGATACAAGGTTTGGACAAAATAGCAAGTGTGAAGTTGATGAATTAGCGTACACTGTAGGAGCAGCCTTTGCTAATCAACTTTTCAACGGGATAACCTATGAAACATATATCCGCACTGCTAATGGTAATGCAAATTCAGACAGGTTTAGACTAAGTGGACAAATTGGCTATCGTTCACCCGTAACTAACTGCCCTCGCGATTGGACATGGTGTAGTTTTGGAAAATATTCAGTAGTGTTGGTACCAGCGTGGAGCGTTAATGTTCCTAACACTAGATCTTGGGTAAAATAATAACTTAGTTGAAGTGTAACTGTTATATATTTAGCTAGGAATAGAACAATTAAAGTAGACAAATAGCAGTAACTTCATAACGATTCATTCTGAGGTTACTGTTAATATTGGATAATTACTGGAGTAATTATATCCGTCAATAATCTAAGATTAAAAATCATTGTTTATGAAGCGCTCTGCTACACTTGCAGTATTACTACTTAGTGTTGTTACTGTTCTTGCTTCTGCCTACCTTCCTGTGACGGTTTACAGTCAAGCTAATTTATCTGAAGTCAAGCTAGGCTTACCTCTGCCATTTATCATCCAAAATCAAAACTATCATCCACAATTTCCTTGGCAAACTGGTCTTCGTTCTGTTTGGGAGAATCCAACGCAGATTCTTTGGCTAGTGTTTTTTCTTGACGTATTTATTGTCTTTGGAGCTTTCAGTTTGGTTTTAAAGGTTTTTCAAAATTTTTTTTACACAACACCGTAGGCAATAGCTGCGATAAATACTTTAAGCTTTTAGCTATCTGACAGTTTTTTTCATTATAAACTAGCTATTTGCACCAAAATTGA
This sequence is a window from Chroogloeocystis siderophila 5.2 s.c.1. Protein-coding genes within it:
- a CDS encoding DUF4335 domain-containing protein — its product is MALSNSQVLRRYTPPTCTLEIVAPQSPLSRWAGRTVATQLRFHLHFDDPRSPDQRVQITGDREQLEALQQAVSVYVQELLSQSPAQFTAQLASQTTAAESTTSVANSQIVISPTNSSDSPFARAQQIFLKPGTGLSHTLFLGPLATPTTGPVVQLSVLQLFDLATALDEFEADIVALPSLNQRRVSTTPPAWATIAAGLTLAVGIFAVLQQLNRPVQQTATSNQITEDPQQLAAQPSPLPPLSSLDTLPPPPPAGSPVPVPNAPLPAIPVPNASPSTESTAAAPSSTLPGGTTPAPQTTVISPGSPNKTGTAAAGNSAPTIAIPSPLAQLNAPNPGSQAAISQTQRTAPAPQRQAANNTTAAVRSPNQPPPAPSQPTSLDNISQVAEARQFFQRRWEPTEAVKQTLEYSLLLDVDGTIQRIEPLNQAARDQIDRTGMPLIGEPFVSPIADGQVARIRVVLTPDGKVQTFLEDREAPQVSRDPREAAE
- a CDS encoding DUF3038 domain-containing protein, with product MLKVMHSSAQSPTPTPRWEELTNIQPNPAQLDNIKAQLDLVLLALEALAGIGSEAMLQAAAQLNLESKIPDRVALWRLRQSNPLRKGEGGRKKLDVEEARSLVLISCYLAKQHQERIRRAVALLEQVTQNNEAPHKAALLGDYLDAFSNTYQERMEEDENVSTDVLTQLALKLLIDLLFYSAPGGHRRLWLALLDRSK
- a CDS encoding endonuclease MutS2, giving the protein MIQSETLELLEWSRLCQHLSTFAATKLGATAARNLQIPQSQKHSEELLAQTQEAYQLENSLTGGLSFEGIQDIGDALARVQHQGVLAGEELLAIATTLAGTRQLRRAIDNHPDVPVLSALVEDIRTYPEIEQEIHRCIDERGQVSDRASTTLSNIRSSLRQIRSQITQKLQNILQRQASAVQEQLITKRGDRFVIPVKAPQKDAIPGIVHDTSTSGATLYIEPNSVVPLGNQLRQLTVKEQAEETAIRRKLSEQIAAVTPDLEHLLSVATILDLACARARYSYWLKANPPRFIQRSEGETITLRQLHHPLLIWQFAHEQGTAVVPVDLVIKPQIRVVTITGPNTGGKTVTLKTLGLAALMAKVGLFVPAREPVEIPWFDQVLADIGDEQSLQQSLSTFSGHIRRISRIIDALSNTQELTAHSSLVLLDEVGAGTDPAEGSALAIALLQYLADHTQLSIATTHFGELKALKYQDERFENASVEFDEESLSPTYRLLWGIPGRSNALTIARRLGLNAEVVEQAKTKIGGATEDVNQVIAGLEAQRRLQETKAAQAEQLLQQVQRLYTEVSQKAAQLQEREAQLRQQQEQSIQQALVQAKGEIAQVIRRLQQGSTTAQDAQQATNALTQIAKNHLPPPPKPKPGFKPQVGDRIRIPRLEQTAEVISAPDEDGELSVRFGIMKMNVKLEDIESLDGQKAEPVTTKKQVKETPRNSTKQDALTTPQSALAIRTSQNTIDLRGSRVADAEIVLERAIAQAQGPLWIIHGHGTGKLRQGVHTFLQQNPRVNRFEPAAPEDGGTGVTVAYIE